The genomic segment GCGTTTTGTGCGGGCGGGGGCTGGCACCCGTATGGCGACCCAACGAACGGACGGCGAGGCGGTGTCGCTACGGGAGTCGTTCACGGAGATGAGCGAGATACTGATGCCGAACGACACGAACAACCTCGGACGCGCCCTCGGCGGGACGGTGCTCCACTGGATGGACATCTGTGGGGCCATCGCCGCCCGTCGGTTCTCGAAGCGACAGGTCGTCACGGCGTCGATGGACCACGTCGACTTCCTCGCGCCGATCGAACTCGGCGACGTCGTCACCGTCACGGGCTACGTGTTCGACACCGGGCGGACGAGTATGGACGTGCACGTGGCCGTTCGGGCGGAACGGCCGAGCGACGGCGTGCGGCGTGAGACTGCGAGTTCGTTCTTCAGTTTCGTCGCCCTCGACGAGACGGAGTCGCCCGCCGCCGTCCCGACGCTTCGGTGTCCGTCGGCGTCACAGACAGGGCTCCGGGACGAGGCGCTCGAACGCCGGAACCGTCGCCGCGCGGAACTGGCCGACGAACTCGGCGGGGAGTGACCGGGAACGGGCGGCGGGCGTCGAGAACGATGCAGACGGCGGCGCGAACGGCGCTCAGAACTCCTCTTGGACGATCTTCAGCGTCTCCTCGCGGTCGTCCCACGCGACGAAGATGGCGACGGAGGTGGCGGAGGTGATGACGTCGTGGATGTTGATGCCCGCCTCCGAGACGGGTTGGACGATGTCGAGCATGACGCCGGGGCGGTTCGGCAGTTCGCCGCCCGTGACGCGAATGACCGCGATGTCGTCGTCGACGGTGACCGACGAGAGCGACGGTTCGTCCACGACCTTCTCGTGCAGGAGGTTCTCGGCCTCCTCGGCGAGGTCCTCGCTGACGTAGAACGTCACAGAGTCCATCCCGGAGGCGACGGCGTCGACGTTCACGTCGTGTTCGCGGAGCGCCTGCGAGAGGTCCGCGAGGATGCCCGGCCGGTTTCGGATGGAGCGACCGGCGACGGTGACGCAGGCGAGGGGGTTCTCCTGCATGTCGATGAGGTTCTGGAACTCGCCCTCGATGAGGGTGCCGCCGGTCAGGAGGTCACCGTGCTGGTAGTGGACGACTCGGACGGCCAGGTCGTCGTCCTTGTACGAGAGCGCGGAGGGGGCGACGACTTCGGCCCCGCGGAACGAGAGGTTCCGGAGTTCGTCGACGGTGATGCGACCGACGTTCCGCGCGCCCTCGACCACGTGGGGGTCGCCGGTCATGACGCCCTCGACGTCGGTGACGATGACGACTTCGTCGGCGTCCATGTAGCGACCGAGCATGACGGCCGTCGTGTCGGACCCGCCGCGGCCGAGCGTGGTTATCTCGCCGTCGTGGTTCTGCGCGAGAAAGCCCGTGACGACGGGGACTACGCCGTCGAGTCCGGCGGCGAGTTCGGCGGCGCGTCGTTTCGTCTCCTCGACGTCGACTTCGCCGACGTCGTCCGTGATGACCGGCCACGCCTCGGAGCCGGGTTCGACGAACAGCGCGTTCACGCCGCGGGCGGCCAGCGCCGCCTTCAGCATCCGGACGCTCGTCCGTTCGCCCATCGAGACGATTTCGGCGCGGTCGCGGTCGTCCGCCTCGAACTGTATCTCGTCCAGCAGGTCGTCCGTCGTGTTCCCCATCGCGGAGGCGACGACGGCTATCTCGTGTCCCTGTTCGACCGCGGCGGCGATGGAGTCCGCCGCGCGGTTGATGCGGTCACCGCTGCCGAGGGAGGTCCCCCCGAACTTCGCGACTACTCGCACGGTCGTTCCTCCGGTCGATTCGGGCAGCGAGACTGGTGCGTAGGCATTGCCGGGGGTAGCGCAGGACCGCGTATAACTGTGTCTCCCCCTTCAACCGTTGCCGACGCCGACAGTCCGGAGGTCGTGAAGCAGTCGGGTCGAACACGGCCGACTGCGCTGGAACCGACCGTCCGAGAGTTGTCTTTATCCGTGCAGGGTGGTAACGCACGGTATGGACGCGGAGGTACGTGACGCCCTGGAGACCGACGCCGAATCGTTGGCCGCCATCGCCGACGTTCCGACAGACGTGATGCGAAACGTCGTCCACGACCGCACGGTCCGCGTCGCGGAACGACACCGCGAGACGACGGACCCGAACGCCGACGCCGACTCGGCCGACGCGGAACTGCTCGGCTTCGTCGCCTTCGACGTGCGCGGGGGGACGGTCCACGTGACCCAGATCGGCGGGTCGGCCGAGGCGGTCGAACGACTCCTCGGCGAACCCGTCCGGTTCGCCTCGAACGAACGGTTCGACGTGGAGTTTCTCGCTCCGATGTCGGAGACGGAGGTTCAGGAGGCCGCCGAACGCGCCGGCTTCGACCGAGTCGGCGACGGTCCTCGGTTTCTGGGCGAGGAGACGGTGAAGTTCCGGATGGACCCCTGACCGGCGACGGAGACGCGGTCGGCGTCGCTCGAACGGGCCTCGGGAGAACGTTCAGACGGTCAGGAGAACGTTCGGACAGTCAGGAGAACTTGCGGACGGTCATGTCTAAGGTGTCGAGGTCCACGATGGGGGCGTAGCCCGAGTCGGGGTCGATGTTGACGGACTTCTGGAAGTCGGTCTGCGCCTGCCAGCACCCGGAGTTGACGGCGAGGACGTTGTGGTACTTCCCCCAGCCGAGTTTGTGGACGTGACCGGTGTGGAAGATGTCGGGCACCTCCTCCATGACGAGGTAGTCCTGCTTCTCGGGTGCGAGACGTGTGTGACCGCCGTACTGCGGGGCGACGTGCCGCTTCTTCAGCAGTTGGTACATCGCCTTGTGCGGGTCGTCGTAACTCGCCGACTCGGCGGGGAGTTCGGCGATGACCTCGTCCAGGGAGACGCCGTGGTACATCAGCACGTTCACCCCTTCGAGGGTGACGGTGGAGGGGTTGCTGGTGATGCGCGCGTCGTGGACGTCCATGATGTCGCGGAGTTCCTCGTCGAAGCCGGGTTGAGGTTCCGCCAGTCGCACCGCGTCGTGGTTCCCCGGAATCATCACTATCTCGATGTCACCCGGTACCTCCTTGAGGTGTTCCGAGAACTGCTCGTACTGGTCGTAGATGTCGACGATGTCCAACTCCTCGTCCTGATTCGGGTAGACGCCGACGCCCTCGACCATGTCGCCGGCGACGAGGAGGTACTCGACGCGTTCGGCCTCCTCGGTGTGGAGCCAGTCTGCGAAGCGGTGCCACGCGTCCGCCATGAACTCCTGGCTGCCGACGTGGACGTCCGAGATGAGGGCGGCCTGCACGTGTCTGTCCGCCGTGTTCGGCCGGTACGTCCGCGGCACGTCGGGCCAATGCATCGAGTCGACGAACATGATGCCCGCGTCGTCCGATAGCGTTCCCTCGACGGCGATGCACTCGTCCATCAGGAGTTCGTCCACGCCGGCGGCGAAGTCGCGGTCCTTCATCACGAGACAGGGGAACGTCCCCGTCGTGTCCTCCAGTTCGACCAGCCAGTGACCGCTGGCGGTCGACCGGATGTCGTTGACGAGTCCGACCATCGCGGCGTCGCTCCCGCCGGACATCGACTGGATGGCCTCGGCCGGCCGGTGGTTCACCCGGCCGCGGAGTTGCCGCGAGAGTTTCTCGTAGCGGTCCTTGAACACCTTCACGAAGTCGGCGTACTCGCCGGTCCCGGTACTCTGTCCGGTCATGTCGCCCGTGATGGACAGCGACCGGAGCGACGGGTCGGACCGACGACCGCTCGGTGACTCCGTCGTTTCGGGTGGAGCTGAATCGGCCGCTGTTCCCTCGACTGCGGTCGAATCTCCAGTCGAAGTGGAGGGGTCTACGGAGGGTTCCGCAGAGGACTCTGTGGACGGGTCGCCGGCGGCGCGTTCGGAGGCGGCGGGCGAGTCGGGTGTGGAGACGGGCGCGTCGGTGGCGTTCGGGCCGCCGTCGAGGACGGCGCGGACGTCGTCGGCCGTGACGCGGAACGCGTCGGCACCGGCGTGTTCCACCGCCCGCGCGAGCGTCGTCTCGGGGTCGGCCGCGCCCGCGATGAGCGTCACGGCCTCCCGTTCGGCGTTGTAGCCGTGACGAGCGAGTTCGCGGACGACCAGCGTCGGCGTCTCCAGAGGCACACCGGTCGAAGGACGACGCCGAAGAAAAGCATATTGAAAGTCGAGGCGGCGCGAGGCGAGGGAACGCGACGGGCGAACCCGACCGACAGGCGAGGTGGTCGTTCCCAGAAGGTTGAAACTGGGCGACGGCGAAAGCAGGGTAGATGAACGACGACCAGGGCGAGACGGACGTCGGCGACGACGCCCCTCGCCCGGAACCCGACGCGACGAGCACCGAGTCGTCGGACACGCCCCTCCACCGGTTCCTCCACGCACAGGACGGCATCCTCCTGTTCGTCCGCGAAGTGCTGGTCAGCGTGTCGGCCGTCGTCGCACTCGGACTCGTCCTCTACACCATCAGCGGCGTCTGGCCGCCGATGGTCGCCGTCGAGAGCGGCAGCATGGAACCGCACATGCACCGCGGTGACCTCGTGTTCATCACCGCGCCCGACCGCTTCTCGCCCGACTACGCCCTCGACGACACGGGCGTCGTGACGGCCGACGTGGGAAGCCAGCGCGGTCACGCGTCGTTCGGCGGCGCGGGGTCGGTCGTCGTCTTCGACCCGCCGTCCAGATACGGGTCCCCCATCATCCACCGCGCGCACTTCTACGTCGAGGAGGGGGAGAACTGGTACGGCGAGACCGACCCCGACTACGTCAACGCCGAGAACTGCGAGCAGTTACAGTACTGTCCCGCACCGCACGCGGGGTTCATCACGAAGGGCGACGCGAACGCTCGCTACGACCAGGCCAGCGGTATCGCCGAACCCGTCAAGACCGAGTGGATAGACGGCGTCGCGCACCTCCGCGTGCCCTACCTCGGGTACGTTCGACTCGAACTGGCGGGGGCGTTCGTTCCGACGCCGGTGGCGGCCGACGCTCCGGTCGAATCACCCGACCGAGCGGTGAACGCGTCCGCGACGGTCGCCGACGCGACGGCTGGACCCCCGGACTTCGAGTCCACCAGACGGACCGTCTCGGTTGCGTAACTGTCGCGGATCTGTCGGATAGGTGTCGATTTCTGCGCCGAGCGAACCGGTTCGAGAGCGGTGGCTGAGAACGGAGTCGAGGATCGAGGAACCGGGTGCCGGTTCGAGTCGAACCGACGCCCTCGTCGTCGGTCGTCTCCGTTCTGGTGTCGTCGTCTACCCCGGTCGGTCGTCGTCGTTCGTCGCGACTCGGATACAGTCGCGCGGTCAGTTGTCGAACCGGGCCTGTACGAACGGTTGCGCGTTCTCGATGTCGCCGAGGCGGGAGTCCGAGAGGAGGACCGCCTCCGTCTCGTCGATGGGGACCGACAGCGAGATTTCCTTCGTGCGACCGTAGCGACCCTTCGAGACGACGACGGCGTTGACGATGCCGAGCATGTCGAGTTCGGAGATGAGGTCCGTCACGCGGCGTTGCGTGAGGATGTCGGCGTCTATCTCCTCGCAGAGTCGCTTGTAGATGTTGAACACCTCGCCGGTGTTGATGTTGCGGACGCCGTTCTTCTCCAGGAGGATGATGGCGAAGAGGACTATTTTGGACTGCGTGGGGAGCGTTCGGACGACTTCGACGACGCGGTCCAACTCTATCTTGTCCTGCGCCTGCCGG from the Halogeometricum rufum genome contains:
- a CDS encoding acyl-CoA thioesterase — translated: MATQRTDGEAVSLRESFTEMSEILMPNDTNNLGRALGGTVLHWMDICGAIAARRFSKRQVVTASMDHVDFLAPIELGDVVTVTGYVFDTGRTSMDVHVAVRAERPSDGVRRETASSFFSFVALDETESPAAVPTLRCPSASQTGLRDEALERRNRRRAELADELGGE
- a CDS encoding aspartate kinase, which encodes MRVVAKFGGTSLGSGDRINRAADSIAAAVEQGHEIAVVASAMGNTTDDLLDEIQFEADDRDRAEIVSMGERTSVRMLKAALAARGVNALFVEPGSEAWPVITDDVGEVDVEETKRRAAELAAGLDGVVPVVTGFLAQNHDGEITTLGRGGSDTTAVMLGRYMDADEVVIVTDVEGVMTGDPHVVEGARNVGRITVDELRNLSFRGAEVVAPSALSYKDDDLAVRVVHYQHGDLLTGGTLIEGEFQNLIDMQENPLACVTVAGRSIRNRPGILADLSQALREHDVNVDAVASGMDSVTFYVSEDLAEEAENLLHEKVVDEPSLSSVTVDDDIAVIRVTGGELPNRPGVMLDIVQPVSEAGINIHDVITSATSVAIFVAWDDREETLKIVQEEF
- a CDS encoding DNA-directed DNA polymerase II small subunit, which codes for MPLETPTLVVRELARHGYNAEREAVTLIAGAADPETTLARAVEHAGADAFRVTADDVRAVLDGGPNATDAPVSTPDSPAASERAAGDPSTESSAEPSVDPSTSTGDSTAVEGTAADSAPPETTESPSGRRSDPSLRSLSITGDMTGQSTGTGEYADFVKVFKDRYEKLSRQLRGRVNHRPAEAIQSMSGGSDAAMVGLVNDIRSTASGHWLVELEDTTGTFPCLVMKDRDFAAGVDELLMDECIAVEGTLSDDAGIMFVDSMHWPDVPRTYRPNTADRHVQAALISDVHVGSQEFMADAWHRFADWLHTEEAERVEYLLVAGDMVEGVGVYPNQDEELDIVDIYDQYEQFSEHLKEVPGDIEIVMIPGNHDAVRLAEPQPGFDEELRDIMDVHDARITSNPSTVTLEGVNVLMYHGVSLDEVIAELPAESASYDDPHKAMYQLLKKRHVAPQYGGHTRLAPEKQDYLVMEEVPDIFHTGHVHKLGWGKYHNVLAVNSGCWQAQTDFQKSVNIDPDSGYAPIVDLDTLDMTVRKFS
- a CDS encoding S26 family signal peptidase, coding for MNDDQGETDVGDDAPRPEPDATSTESSDTPLHRFLHAQDGILLFVREVLVSVSAVVALGLVLYTISGVWPPMVAVESGSMEPHMHRGDLVFITAPDRFSPDYALDDTGVVTADVGSQRGHASFGGAGSVVVFDPPSRYGSPIIHRAHFYVEEGENWYGETDPDYVNAENCEQLQYCPAPHAGFITKGDANARYDQASGIAEPVKTEWIDGVAHLRVPYLGYVRLELAGAFVPTPVAADAPVESPDRAVNASATVADATAGPPDFESTRRTVSVA